One genomic window of Corynebacterium massiliense DSM 45435 includes the following:
- a CDS encoding NAD(P)H-quinone oxidoreductase, producing the protein MKAIQQTNTDDPRSLELRETETPKLQSGEVLVKVAAAGVNRADLVQAQGNYPPPKGASEIIGLECTGTIADAGDTDREVGEEVACLLAGGGYAEYVAVPEGQLMPIPKELSLTETAAVVEVATTVWSNLGMVAGVKEGDRVLIHGGSGGIGSFAIQLCKALGAEVAVTAGSAEKLEYCKNLGADIAINYKEDSFVDKLKGSCNVILDVVGGPYLEDNIKCLATDGQLVVIAVQGGPKGTLSLGRMMPRRLSVHATTLRARPTEMKAAICRSTEEHVWPLIEEGKITHSLTKTFPLADAAAAHEYLDSGDSTGKVVLEV; encoded by the coding sequence ATGAAGGCAATCCAGCAGACGAATACCGACGATCCCCGCTCCCTGGAGCTGCGAGAAACCGAGACGCCGAAACTTCAATCCGGCGAGGTCTTGGTCAAAGTCGCCGCCGCCGGCGTGAACCGCGCCGACCTCGTGCAAGCACAGGGCAACTACCCGCCGCCGAAGGGCGCCTCCGAGATCATCGGCCTGGAGTGCACCGGCACGATTGCCGATGCCGGCGACACCGACCGTGAAGTCGGCGAAGAGGTCGCCTGCCTGCTGGCCGGCGGTGGCTACGCCGAGTACGTCGCCGTGCCCGAAGGCCAGCTTATGCCCATCCCGAAGGAGCTGAGCCTCACCGAGACCGCCGCGGTGGTGGAGGTCGCCACCACCGTGTGGTCCAACCTGGGGATGGTCGCAGGAGTCAAGGAGGGCGACCGCGTGCTTATCCACGGCGGCTCCGGCGGCATCGGTTCCTTTGCCATCCAGCTGTGCAAGGCGCTCGGCGCGGAGGTGGCCGTGACGGCCGGCTCGGCAGAAAAGCTCGAGTACTGCAAGAACTTGGGCGCCGACATCGCCATCAACTACAAGGAAGACAGCTTCGTCGACAAGCTCAAGGGCTCGTGCAACGTGATCCTCGACGTGGTGGGCGGGCCCTACCTGGAGGACAACATCAAGTGCCTGGCCACCGACGGCCAGCTCGTGGTCATCGCCGTGCAGGGCGGGCCCAAGGGCACGCTGTCACTGGGCCGGATGATGCCGCGCCGACTATCCGTCCACGCCACCACGCTGCGCGCCCGGCCAACGGAGATGAAGGCGGCCATCTGCCGCTCCACCGAAGAGCACGTGTGGCCGCTTATCGAGGAAGGAAAGATCACCCATTCCCTGACCAAGACGTTCCCGCTTGCCGATGCCGCCGCCGCCCACGAATACTTGGACTCCGGCGACTCCACCGGCAAGGTCGTCCTCGAGGTCTAA
- a CDS encoding GtrA family protein, whose amino-acid sequence MAETAKEKTTKDKAASFSKSNSLKAQSTKFLITGGIAAVIDLALTWVFQIALGMFGDVGSRTIGFAVGTFTAYLLNRRWTFNAQPSLARFAAVATTYGLTYLVNILMYRWGYHFLDGSLGWDKNIALAVAFLVAQGAATAINFLVQRWIIFRKKRPRYVQNTDPS is encoded by the coding sequence ATGGCAGAGACGGCGAAGGAAAAGACCACGAAGGATAAAGCCGCGAGTTTCAGCAAGTCGAACTCGCTGAAGGCGCAATCCACCAAGTTCCTCATCACCGGCGGCATCGCCGCGGTGATCGACCTGGCGCTCACGTGGGTGTTCCAGATCGCGCTGGGGATGTTCGGCGACGTCGGATCCCGCACCATCGGTTTCGCGGTGGGCACGTTCACCGCGTACCTGCTCAACCGGCGGTGGACCTTCAACGCACAGCCGTCGCTGGCGCGCTTCGCCGCCGTGGCCACGACCTACGGGCTGACCTACCTGGTCAACATCCTGATGTACCGCTGGGGCTACCACTTCCTCGACGGCAGCCTGGGCTGGGACAAAAACATCGCCCTGGCGGTCGCCTTCCTCGTCGCGCAGGGCGCGGCGACCGCCATCAACTTCCTGGTGCAGCGCTGGATCATTTTCCGGAAGAAGCGCCCGCGCTACGTTCAGAACACCGACCCTAGCTAG
- a CDS encoding ABC transporter ATP-binding protein, which produces MVSIDTYNACVDFPIFDAKSRSLKKAMLSTAGGAIGKNADNTVVVEALKDINLHLREGDRVGLVGHNGAGKSTLLRLLSNIYEPTRGSADIRGRVAPVFDLGVGMDPEVSGYDNIIIRGLFLGQTIKQMKSKMDDIAEFSELGDYLGMPLRTYSTGMRVRLALGVVTSIEPEILLLDEGIGAVDAAFMAKARKRLQELVKRSGILVFASHSNDFLAQLCDTALWIDHGKIAKAGEVADVVTAYEGEEVGEYVRDLRRRFEQEDNAG; this is translated from the coding sequence ATGGTTTCCATCGATACCTACAACGCGTGCGTCGACTTCCCCATCTTCGACGCGAAGTCGCGCTCGCTGAAGAAGGCAATGCTGTCGACGGCGGGCGGCGCCATCGGCAAGAACGCGGACAACACCGTCGTGGTGGAGGCGCTCAAAGACATCAACCTCCACCTCCGCGAAGGCGACCGCGTCGGCCTGGTCGGCCACAACGGCGCCGGCAAGTCCACCCTGCTGCGCCTTTTGTCCAACATCTACGAGCCCACCCGCGGCTCGGCGGATATCCGCGGCCGCGTCGCGCCCGTCTTCGACCTGGGCGTGGGCATGGACCCGGAGGTCTCCGGCTACGACAACATCATCATCCGCGGGCTGTTCCTCGGCCAGACCATCAAGCAGATGAAGTCGAAGATGGACGACATCGCGGAGTTCTCCGAGCTGGGCGACTACCTGGGCATGCCGCTGCGCACCTACTCAACCGGCATGCGCGTGCGCCTGGCGCTCGGCGTGGTCACCTCCATCGAGCCGGAGATCCTGCTTCTCGATGAAGGCATCGGCGCCGTCGACGCCGCCTTCATGGCCAAGGCCAGAAAGCGCCTGCAGGAGCTGGTCAAGCGCTCCGGCATACTGGTCTTTGCGTCACACTCCAACGACTTTCTGGCGCAGCTGTGCGACACGGCGCTGTGGATCGACCATGGGAAAATCGCAAAAGCCGGCGAGGTCGCCGACGTCGTCACCGCCTACGAGGGCGAAGAGGTCGGCGAGTACGTCCGCGACTTGCGCCGCCGCTTCGAACAGGAAGACAACGCGGGATAG
- a CDS encoding glycosyltransferase produces the protein MDFLRASGKTAAVIVTHKRADLLQRSLHQVVHQTHPVDWVIVVDNGAESVVRDMVADYAGDRAVYVPSQTNLGGAGGFALGFLTALAKGADAIWCADDDGCPADHGVLEELYRVAEKHQLAEVSPAVCNIDDPGRLAFPLRQGLTWHRHLSDLEGDFLPGIASLFNGALISARAMEIIGVPDYRLFIRGDEVEYHRRLANSGLPFGTALTCSYLHPDGSDEFKPILGGKMHTQFPDGEFKRFFTYRNRGYLLGQRGMRKLLPQEYARFGWFFLVQRRDPKGFFNWLKLHRRGRREDFRRP, from the coding sequence ATGGATTTCCTTCGCGCATCCGGCAAGACCGCGGCGGTCATCGTCACGCACAAGCGCGCCGACCTCCTCCAACGCTCGCTTCACCAGGTGGTCCACCAGACCCACCCGGTGGACTGGGTGATCGTGGTGGATAACGGCGCGGAGAGCGTAGTGCGCGACATGGTCGCAGACTACGCCGGCGACCGCGCCGTCTACGTCCCGTCCCAAACCAACCTGGGCGGCGCAGGCGGATTCGCCCTCGGCTTCCTCACCGCGCTGGCGAAGGGTGCGGACGCCATCTGGTGCGCCGACGACGACGGCTGCCCCGCCGATCACGGCGTGTTGGAAGAGCTCTACCGCGTGGCCGAAAAGCACCAGCTCGCGGAGGTCTCGCCGGCCGTGTGCAACATCGACGACCCGGGCCGTCTCGCCTTCCCGCTGCGCCAGGGACTGACCTGGCACAGGCACTTGAGTGATCTGGAGGGCGATTTCCTGCCCGGCATCGCCTCCCTGTTTAACGGCGCGCTCATCTCCGCGCGTGCGATGGAAATCATCGGCGTGCCCGACTACCGCCTGTTCATCCGTGGTGACGAGGTGGAGTACCACCGCCGGCTGGCCAATTCCGGCCTGCCCTTCGGCACCGCGCTCACCTGCTCCTACCTCCACCCGGATGGCTCGGACGAGTTCAAGCCGATCCTCGGCGGCAAGATGCACACCCAGTTTCCCGACGGGGAGTTCAAACGCTTTTTCACCTACCGCAACCGCGGGTACCTGCTGGGCCAGCGCGGCATGCGCAAACTACTCCCCCAGGAATATGCCCGCTTCGGCTGGTTCTTCCTAGTCCAGCGCCGCGACCCGAAGGGCTTTTTCAACTGGCTCAAGCTGCACCGCCGTGGCCGGCGCGAGGACTTCCGGCGGCCGTAA
- a CDS encoding aminotransferase class V-fold PLP-dependent enzyme, which translates to MPARYDAARVRGLYTGLSDGWTYLNAHDTPQLAERVAAGVARSFRMSTAVASFDVPTGTHSARPEAGRLEGHNLVDSARIAVADLVGASADRVVLGPSLPALYQALAQVISPLLRSNSSVVLSRLDPPVLARAFRGIDAEVRWAEPDLGTGELPAYQFAELVDGSTRLVSLSASHELLGTVAPAEEIFDIVHEKSRAWTLLDVSSLAPYRPIDADELDADILGIDLAELGGPQVAALIFRDTKMFRRIDALSPERENSGAGQLETPVSAGLAGGVGPLADHLADLVAGQKGSRRRRIVSSMTSLQGYLDGLGHDLYTFLGTLPAVHILGVTGEAAADATDNRLPRISFAVRGVPAETVHQRLFDNGLVTTLSPRTPLLTNMGVDEIGGAVTVALGPFNTSADVEHLTRVLASLA; encoded by the coding sequence ATGCCAGCACGGTATGACGCGGCCCGCGTGCGCGGCCTCTATACCGGCTTATCCGACGGATGGACCTACCTGAACGCGCACGACACGCCGCAGTTGGCGGAGCGTGTCGCGGCAGGTGTCGCCCGGTCATTCCGCATGTCCACCGCCGTCGCGAGCTTCGACGTCCCCACCGGTACGCATTCCGCGCGCCCGGAGGCCGGCCGCCTCGAGGGCCACAACTTGGTCGACAGCGCGCGCATCGCCGTGGCCGATCTCGTCGGCGCAAGTGCGGATCGCGTCGTGCTCGGCCCGAGCCTGCCCGCGCTGTACCAGGCGCTCGCCCAGGTCATCTCGCCGCTGTTGCGGTCCAATTCCTCGGTGGTGCTGTCCCGGCTGGATCCGCCGGTGCTCGCCCGCGCGTTCCGCGGCATCGACGCGGAGGTGCGGTGGGCCGAGCCGGACCTGGGGACCGGGGAGCTGCCGGCGTACCAGTTCGCGGAGCTTGTCGATGGCTCCACCCGCCTCGTCTCCCTCTCCGCCTCGCACGAGCTGCTCGGCACCGTCGCGCCGGCGGAGGAGATCTTCGACATCGTGCACGAGAAGTCCCGTGCGTGGACGCTTCTCGATGTCTCCAGCCTCGCGCCCTACCGTCCCATCGACGCCGACGAGCTCGACGCGGATATCCTGGGCATCGATCTCGCCGAGCTGGGCGGACCGCAGGTCGCCGCGCTCATCTTCCGCGATACCAAGATGTTCCGCCGCATCGACGCGTTAAGCCCGGAGCGCGAAAACAGCGGGGCGGGCCAGCTAGAAACCCCAGTCTCCGCCGGGCTGGCCGGCGGCGTGGGCCCGCTGGCCGACCACCTCGCGGACCTGGTCGCGGGCCAGAAGGGCTCGCGGCGGCGCCGGATCGTCAGCTCCATGACCTCGCTGCAGGGCTACCTCGACGGACTGGGCCACGATCTGTACACGTTCCTGGGCACCCTGCCGGCGGTGCACATCCTCGGCGTGACCGGGGAGGCCGCGGCGGACGCGACCGACAACCGCCTGCCGCGCATCTCTTTCGCGGTCCGCGGCGTGCCCGCGGAGACGGTGCACCAGCGCCTCTTCGACAACGGGCTGGTGACCACCTTGTCCCCGCGCACCCCGCTTCTGACCAACATGGGCGTCGACGAGATCGGCGGCGCGGTCACCGTGGCGCTCGGCCCGTTCAACACGTCCGCCGACGTGGAGCACTTAACCCGGGTGCTCGCCTCGCTGGCGTAA
- a CDS encoding GtrA family protein encodes MKKQLGRFVAVGVFTALIDAGLTFFLTYLGLHRSAAKAIGWVFGTLAAYLLNARWTFDSKVSGKTAAAVGALYASTFAVQNFLYWATNQPLINLGFEGLTKDIISFVIAQGVATITNFAIQRALIFKDR; translated from the coding sequence CTGAAAAAGCAGCTCGGCCGGTTCGTCGCCGTCGGGGTGTTCACTGCGCTTATCGATGCCGGCCTAACCTTCTTCCTCACCTACCTCGGCCTGCACCGCTCGGCGGCGAAGGCGATCGGGTGGGTCTTCGGCACGCTCGCTGCCTACCTGCTCAACGCGCGGTGGACGTTCGACTCCAAGGTCAGCGGCAAAACCGCCGCCGCCGTCGGTGCGCTGTACGCCTCCACGTTCGCGGTGCAGAACTTCCTGTACTGGGCCACCAACCAGCCGCTCATCAACCTCGGCTTCGAGGGGCTAACCAAGGACATCATCTCCTTCGTCATCGCCCAAGGCGTGGCCACCATCACCAACTTCGCTATCCAGCGCGCGCTGATTTTCAAAGACCGGTAA
- a CDS encoding alkaline phosphatase D family protein translates to MCISRRSLLKSAGVLGASSLVVPSVARAQSVQSANLSSTSSNLFGGLLPARPQITHGVATGDVSTDGALVWTRADRPAHMIVEAATNPDFAGSRTFKSPNPLTPDTDGTGRLRLVGMEPGQQVHYRVHLEDIDTGLASEPVVGTFKTVPNQASDIRLHWSGDVVGQGWGINPDIGGMTGWSTMADRQPDLFIHSGDTCYADGPVEESVTLDDGRVWHNLTHPAKDKVAETLDEYRGQYQYNLLDENYRRFNSEVAQIIQWDDHETVNNWYPGEILDLDEYTEKDVDTLAARGYQAFHEWQPLDEKLAVDGRVYRRLPYGPLLEIFVLDMRTYKSDNRTASDMGDNGSQILGAEQKQWLIDAVNNSTATWKIIANDLPLGIVVPDGDDKEGPANGQPGAPGARETEIAEVLRGIKDVPNVVWLTADVHYTAAHHYSPDRASFQDFSPFWEFVSGPLNAGAFGPNDMDDTFGPEVVYVHAPGKDNANSCPFDEYQHFGEVDIDGATKEMTVRLMNTKGTELYTQTLTPSERG, encoded by the coding sequence ATGTGTATATCCCGCCGCTCCCTGCTCAAATCCGCCGGCGTTCTGGGCGCCAGCAGCCTCGTTGTGCCCAGCGTCGCCCGCGCCCAGTCCGTCCAATCCGCCAACCTGTCCTCCACCTCCTCCAACCTCTTCGGCGGTCTCCTCCCCGCCCGGCCCCAGATCACCCACGGCGTGGCCACCGGCGACGTCTCCACCGATGGCGCCCTGGTGTGGACCCGCGCCGACCGCCCCGCCCACATGATCGTGGAGGCCGCCACCAATCCCGACTTCGCCGGCTCCCGCACCTTCAAGAGCCCGAACCCGCTGACCCCGGACACCGACGGCACCGGCCGCCTGCGCCTGGTGGGCATGGAGCCGGGCCAGCAGGTTCACTACCGGGTTCACCTCGAGGACATCGATACGGGCCTTGCCTCCGAGCCGGTCGTAGGCACCTTCAAGACCGTGCCCAACCAAGCCAGCGACATCCGCCTGCACTGGTCGGGCGATGTCGTGGGCCAGGGCTGGGGCATCAACCCGGACATCGGCGGCATGACCGGCTGGTCCACCATGGCCGACCGCCAGCCAGACCTCTTCATCCACTCCGGCGACACCTGCTACGCCGACGGCCCCGTCGAGGAGAGCGTGACGCTTGACGATGGCCGCGTGTGGCACAACCTCACCCACCCCGCCAAGGACAAGGTGGCAGAAACCCTCGACGAGTACCGCGGCCAGTACCAGTACAACCTGCTGGACGAGAACTACCGCCGCTTCAACTCCGAGGTCGCCCAGATCATCCAGTGGGACGACCACGAGACCGTGAACAACTGGTACCCGGGCGAGATCCTGGACCTCGACGAGTACACCGAAAAGGACGTGGACACCCTCGCCGCCCGCGGTTACCAGGCGTTCCACGAGTGGCAGCCGTTGGACGAAAAACTCGCGGTAGACGGCCGGGTGTACCGCCGCCTCCCCTACGGCCCGCTGCTGGAAATCTTCGTGCTGGACATGCGCACCTACAAGTCCGACAACCGCACCGCCTCCGACATGGGCGACAACGGCTCGCAGATCCTCGGCGCGGAGCAGAAGCAGTGGCTTATCGATGCCGTGAATAACTCCACCGCCACCTGGAAAATCATCGCCAACGACCTGCCGCTCGGCATCGTAGTGCCGGACGGCGACGACAAGGAGGGCCCGGCCAACGGCCAGCCCGGCGCCCCCGGCGCCCGCGAGACCGAGATCGCCGAAGTCCTGCGCGGCATCAAGGACGTGCCCAACGTCGTGTGGCTTACCGCGGACGTGCACTACACCGCCGCGCATCACTACTCACCTGACCGCGCGTCCTTCCAGGACTTCTCGCCGTTCTGGGAATTCGTCTCCGGCCCGCTCAACGCCGGGGCGTTCGGCCCCAACGACATGGACGACACCTTCGGACCCGAGGTGGTCTACGTGCACGCGCCGGGCAAGGACAACGCGAACTCCTGCCCATTCGACGAGTACCAGCACTTCGGGGAGGTCGACATCGACGGCGCAACAAAAGAGATGACCGTCCGCCTGATGAACACGAAGGGCACCGAGCTGTACACGCAGACGCTCACCCCGAGCGAGCGGGGCTAG
- a CDS encoding ABC transporter permease, producing the protein MTHVPEADHAPASRSMSFSAALGDLVQGAKQRELWFMLGLQDIKQRYRRSVLGPLWITIATGVMAAALGLLYSMLFQIPVAKFLPHVTVGLIMWNFISGAIKEGSTIFIDNEGLIKQLPAPLSVHVYRLVWRQTLFLAHNLVIWLALIIIFPRALGWEFFLFIPGLFLLLVNGVWVAMFFGIIATRFRDVAPLLEALVQLLFYVTPIVWMTDTLHEQGGAVSQRARIAELNPLYHYLEVVRSPMIGEPVAAYHWLIVIACTLVGLFIALLVMKRWRFRVSYWV; encoded by the coding sequence ATGACTCACGTCCCGGAGGCGGATCACGCCCCCGCGTCGCGCTCTATGTCGTTTTCTGCTGCCCTGGGCGACCTCGTCCAGGGCGCCAAGCAGCGCGAACTGTGGTTCATGCTGGGCCTGCAGGACATCAAGCAGCGCTACCGGCGCTCCGTGCTGGGCCCGCTGTGGATCACCATCGCCACCGGCGTCATGGCCGCGGCCTTGGGCCTGCTCTACTCGATGCTTTTCCAAATCCCCGTGGCGAAGTTCCTGCCCCACGTCACCGTGGGCCTTATTATGTGGAACTTTATCTCGGGCGCCATCAAAGAGGGCTCGACCATCTTCATCGACAACGAGGGGCTGATTAAACAACTCCCCGCGCCCCTGTCGGTGCACGTCTACCGCCTGGTGTGGCGCCAGACCCTCTTCTTGGCCCACAACCTGGTCATCTGGCTCGCGCTCATCATCATCTTTCCGCGCGCGCTGGGCTGGGAGTTCTTCCTCTTCATCCCGGGCCTGTTCCTGTTGCTGGTCAACGGCGTGTGGGTGGCTATGTTCTTCGGCATCATCGCCACGCGCTTCCGCGACGTCGCCCCACTGCTCGAGGCCCTGGTGCAGCTGCTGTTCTACGTCACCCCGATCGTATGGATGACAGACACGCTGCACGAACAGGGCGGAGCGGTCTCCCAGCGCGCCCGCATCGCGGAACTCAACCCGCTGTACCACTACCTGGAGGTGGTGCGCTCGCCCATGATCGGCGAGCCCGTCGCCGCCTACCACTGGCTCATCGTCATTGCCTGCACGCTCGTCGGCCTGTTCATCGCCCTGCTGGTGATGAAGCGGTGGCGCTTCCGCGTGAGCTACTGGGTCTAG
- a CDS encoding IS1096 element passenger TnpR family protein: protein MSDLANVTDLDAARSGDRVDETMTLSRMPLTVLVQVSNVRADGEVHRHVGVNDAMTFEELHRVIQVCFDLREKDVPWHFFEVEDGARSERIDPQRQVSEILWDEGSAVEFLWGLWEFSVTVTEIYPRDGGSPQALCIGGSSAFPGSEFDLTTINSELTGQDAIDEALKLAKDPVYSVIERSMLFDFVPLVQALDLAREVELDAKEKRVIATLPLEGNDKERDAFWSTVLALTCLSGKELTEEIMETTMNALGWRQESGEPYSAEQIRALCAASLEELSKIGGVGKNARPPLYRLEIFREILGRHEP, encoded by the coding sequence ATGTCTGACCTCGCCAATGTGACGGACCTCGATGCCGCGCGGTCGGGCGATCGCGTTGACGAGACGATGACGCTGTCCCGCATGCCGCTGACCGTCCTGGTGCAGGTGTCCAACGTGCGTGCCGATGGCGAAGTGCACCGCCACGTCGGCGTCAACGACGCGATGACCTTTGAGGAGTTGCACCGGGTCATCCAGGTGTGCTTCGACCTACGCGAAAAGGATGTGCCGTGGCACTTCTTCGAGGTCGAAGACGGGGCTCGCAGCGAGCGCATTGATCCGCAGCGCCAGGTCTCTGAAATTCTGTGGGACGAAGGCTCCGCCGTCGAGTTCCTCTGGGGCCTGTGGGAGTTCTCGGTCACCGTCACCGAAATCTATCCGCGCGATGGCGGATCGCCACAGGCACTGTGCATTGGCGGGTCGAGCGCGTTCCCCGGCTCCGAGTTCGATCTGACCACCATCAACTCCGAGCTAACCGGCCAGGACGCCATCGACGAGGCGCTCAAACTGGCCAAGGATCCGGTCTACTCCGTCATCGAGCGCTCCATGCTTTTCGATTTCGTCCCGCTCGTCCAGGCGCTCGATCTGGCCCGCGAGGTGGAGTTGGACGCGAAGGAGAAACGGGTCATCGCCACGCTCCCGCTCGAGGGAAATGACAAGGAACGCGACGCCTTCTGGAGCACCGTCCTCGCGCTGACCTGTCTGAGCGGCAAAGAGCTCACCGAGGAGATCATGGAAACGACCATGAACGCGCTGGGGTGGCGGCAGGAAAGTGGTGAGCCGTATTCCGCCGAGCAGATTCGCGCGCTGTGCGCCGCCTCGCTGGAGGAGCTCAGCAAGATCGGCGGGGTGGGCAAAAACGCGCGTCCGCCGCTGTACCGGCTGGAGATCTTCCGCGAAATACTGGGACGCCACGAACCGTGA